One genomic window of Prosthecobacter algae includes the following:
- a CDS encoding methyltransferase domain-containing protein: MNIYETRRLLDEYLLFHYGAAQEVLPWADGPQSALGFAVRTVTELADFSRPVETALDLGCAVGRSSFELAKHAASVLGMDYSHSFVEASAQLIRQDLPYQRLDEAAATTPLVAQVPADCPRDRVRFEQGDAMHLRADLGSFDLVHAANLLCRLTDPALLIARLPELVKPGGQLLLTTPCTWLEEFTPRGQWPKGSTRDWLKRELAAHFDLAEEKDLPFLIREHARKYQWSVALGTRWIRKVA, from the coding sequence ATGAACATTTACGAAACCCGCCGCCTGCTCGATGAATACCTGCTCTTTCACTACGGGGCCGCACAAGAGGTGCTGCCATGGGCGGACGGGCCGCAATCGGCGCTGGGCTTTGCCGTGCGCACGGTGACGGAGCTGGCGGATTTTTCCCGGCCGGTGGAGACGGCCCTGGATCTGGGCTGTGCGGTGGGCCGTTCCTCGTTCGAGTTGGCCAAACACGCCGCTTCCGTCCTGGGCATGGACTACAGCCACAGCTTTGTGGAAGCTTCTGCCCAGTTGATCCGGCAGGACCTGCCCTACCAGCGGCTGGATGAGGCCGCCGCCACCACCCCCCTGGTGGCCCAGGTGCCGGCGGATTGCCCGCGCGACCGTGTCCGTTTTGAGCAGGGCGATGCCATGCACCTGCGGGCGGACCTGGGCAGTTTCGACCTCGTCCATGCGGCCAATCTGCTGTGCCGCCTCACGGATCCCGCACTGCTCATCGCCCGCCTGCCCGAACTGGTGAAACCGGGCGGCCAGCTTTTGCTGACGACCCCCTGCACCTGGCTGGAGGAGTTCACCCCTCGGGGCCAGTGGCCCAAAGGGTCCACCCGCGACTGGCTGAAGCGGGAACTGGCTGCGCACTTCGATCTCGCGGAGGAAAAGGACCTGCCTTTCCTGATTCGCGAGCACGCTCGCAAGTACCAGTGGAGCGTGGCCCTGGGCACCCGCTGGATCCGCAAGGTGGCCTGA